The Chlorocebus sabaeus isolate Y175 chromosome 6, mChlSab1.0.hap1, whole genome shotgun sequence genome has a segment encoding these proteins:
- the CCDC124 gene encoding coiled-coil domain-containing protein 124, with amino-acid sequence MPKKFQGENTKSAAARARRAEAKAAADAKKQKELEDAYWKDNDKHVMRKEQRKEEKEKRRLDQLERKKETQRLLEEEDSKLKGGKAPRVATSSKVTRAQIEDTLRRDHQLREAPDTAEKAKSHLEVPLEENVNRRVLEEGSMEARTIEDAIAVLSVAEEAADRHPERRMRAAFTAFEEAQLPRLKQENPNMRLSQLKQLLKKEWLRSPDNPMNQRAVPFNAPK; translated from the exons ATGCCCAAGAAGTTCCAGGGTGAGAACACCAAGTCGGCAGCGGCCCGGGCACGGAGGGCAGAGGCCAAGGCGGCCGCTGATGCTAAGAAGCAGAAGGAGCTGGAGGATGCCTACTGGAAGGACAACGACAAACACGTCATGAGGAAGGAGCAGCGCAAG gaggagaaggagaagcggCGCCTCGACCAGCTGGAACGTAAGAAGGAAACGCAGCGCCTGCTGGAGGAGGAGGACTCCAAGCTCAAGGGCGGCAAGGCGCCGCGGGTGGCCACGTCCAGCAAGGTCACCCGGGCCCAGATCGAGGACACGCTGCGCCGAGACCATCAGCTCAGGGAGGCCCCGGACACAG CCGAGAAAGCCAAGAGCCATCTGGAGGTGCCGCTGGAGGAGAACGTGAACCGCCGCGTGCTGGAGGAGGGCAGCATGGAGGCCCGCACCATCGAGGACGCCATCGCCGTGCTCAG CGTGGCGGAGGAGGCGGCCGACCGGCACCCAGAAAGACGCATGCGGGCAGCCTTCACAGCCTTTGAGGAAGCCCAGCTGCCGCGGCTCAAACAAGAGAACCCCAACATGCGGCTGTCGCAGCTGAAACAGCTGCTCAAGAAGGAGTGGCTCCGCTCTCCCGACAACCCCATGAACCAGCGGGCTGTGCCCTTCAATGCCCCCAAGTGA